From a region of the Zingiber officinale cultivar Zhangliang chromosome 4B, Zo_v1.1, whole genome shotgun sequence genome:
- the LOC121976776 gene encoding lysine-specific demethylase JMJ705-like — MADGASSSSSPGAAAPELPPLEVPLWLRSLPSAPEFHPKPQDFHDPIAYILKIEKEAAPFGICKIVPPFPSPPKKTALANLNRSFAARCPLPKKQPPTFTTRQQQIGFCPRRPRPVQKHVWQSGAYHTLQQFEVKARKFERSYVRRTVSRKAASAAALSPLEMETLFWRASADKPFTVEYANDMPGSGFVPLPASGRSSWPDRLPVNVGESAWNMRGVSRAKSSLLRLMKEEIPGVTSPMVYVAMLFSWFAWHVEDHELHSLNYLHMGSGKTWYGVPRDARLAFEEVVRVHGYGGELNPLMTFAILGEKTTVMSPEVFVQMGIPCCRLVQNAGEFVVTFPGAYHMGFSHGFNCGEAANIATPEWLRFAKEAAVRRASMNYPPMVSHFQLLYALALSLRTRMPIGFGSEPRSSRLKHKMKGEGEEMIKKAFVQNVIQNNYLLSILLDRGTSCVVLPQSVPESPLFSNSLMRTQVKVKPRLSLGLCSQQGALEALELSPSNAVGLSWKTTVRDFNGLFPTDGNSVQIENSKINSSGTWSKFPSSDPKHLPSDSQKVEGGKEGTRQGEGLLDQGLLSCVTCGILSFACVAIIQPTERSANYLMSVDCGFLHNPLVDSGKDSGIDREKSWKRSRNKHIDIDQAEVMSDVGCPGDTSALDLLASVYADLSDNDDESVSHENSILFYKNAATKSLSLANQDLRSEVEPQVHCSRGVANEDLDLPGTDYNEMFAQSSQSVDSSDNLDGHDIAVEKCHLKLELCSSNQKENRNFAGACTLEKKETTVDTSRSCNRNVTESTDVHCREHGECQTSQTAELCSCSLKKEKPTATVVNLSANCDISNNLAMPEKIAAICPEASKVDTKIMNSTTSLIHGAERDSSRMHVFCLEHAKEVEKQLRHIGGGHMMLLCHPDYPKIESEAKLLERELRIGYTWKNINFREADKEDLDRIKATLGDEEVIPTNSDWTVKLDINLYYTANLSKSPIYNKQMPYNPVIYKAFSCNSTGNSPVKSRALARRAGRQKKIVVAGRWCGKVWMTNQVHPYLAQKKETEEQGQIEWQNSFENDQDLLDQIYVDDSNGVPLKSNSAADCQAAKSSKKRKKPPQKEKYKKRRCTVASGNSKTDDEPGTSGSSLKKTPRSRQLGQDANISKRKSNLKDEAGGPSSRLRKRPSKPDELKLSTKQSKRKGKTNHVAYLSKEEYTCDIEGCNMSFSSKQDLTLHKRDICPVKGCGKKFFSHKYLVLHRKVHMNDRPLVCPWKGCQMTFKWPWARTEHIRVHTGDRPYVCREPGCGQTFRFVSDFSRHKRKTGHSIKKGRKAQAV; from the exons ATGGCCGACGGAGCTTCGTCGTCCTCCTCCCCAGGCGCGGCGGCCCCCGAGCTGCCTCCCCTTGAGGTGCCGCTCTGGCTCCGGTCACTGCCATCGGCCCCGGAGTTCCATCCGAAGCCCCAGGATTTCCACGACCCCATCGCCTACATCCTCAAGATCGAGAAGGAGGCCGCCCCCTTCGGCATCTGCAAGATCGTGCCCCCCTTTCCCTCGCCCCCCAAGAAGACCGCCCTCGCCAATCTGAACCGCTCATTCGCCGCCCGGTGTCCCCTCCCCAAGAAGCAGCCCCCGACGTTCACTACCCGCCAGCAGCAGATCGGCTTCTGCCCTCGCCGCCCCCGCCCCGTCCAGAAGCACGTATGGCAGAGCGGCGCGTACCACACTCTCCAGCAGTTCGAGGTCAAGGCCCGGAAGTTCGAACGCTCGTATGTGCGCCGGACCGTGAGCCGGAAGGCCGCTTCTGCCGCTGCGCTCTCCCCGCTTGAGATGGAGACCCTCTTCTGGCGGGCCTCTGCGGACAAGCCCTTCACCGTTGAGTACGCCAACGACATGCCGGGGTCCGGGTTCGTCCCGCTCCCTGCCTCGGGCAGGAGCTCCTGGCCTGATCGTCTACCGGTTAACGTCGGTGAGTCTGCGTGGAACATGCGGGGCGTGTCCCGGGCCAAGAGCTCTCTGCTTCGGCTGATGAAGGAGGAGATTCCAGGGGTGACGTCCCCCATGGTGTACGTTGCCATGCTCTTCAGCTGGTTCGCGTGGCACGTCGAGGACCATGAGCTGCATAGCTTAAATTACCTCCACATGGGCTCAGGGAAAACATGGTACGGAGTGCCGAGGGATGCCAGACTCGCATTTGAGGAGGTGGTTCGGGTGCATGGCTACGGCGGGGAGTTAAACCCCCTCA TGACTTTTGCCATCCTGGGTGAGAAGACCACTGTTATGTCTCCTGAAGTATTTGTTCAGATGGGGATCCCATGCTGCAG GTTGGTCCAAAATGCTGGAGAGTTTGTTGTCACATTTCCTGGAGCTTATCATATGGGATTCAGTCATG GATTCAACTGTGGGGAGGCAGCAAACATTGCTACTCCTGAATGGTTGAGATTTGCCAAAGAAGCTGCAGTTCGAAGGGCTTCAATGAATTATCCACCTATGGTTTCTCATTTTCAGTTGCTATATGCACTTGCATTATCATTACGTACTAG GATGCCCATAGGCTTTGGAAGTGAGCCACGGAGTTCTAGACTCAAGCATAAAATGAAAGGAGAAGGGGAAGAGATGATAAAAAAAGCATTTGTTCAAAATGTGATTCAGAATAATTATTTACTTAGCATTCTTCTTGATAGGGGAACTTCCTGTGTGGTTCTTCCTCAGAGTGTACCTGAAAGTCCTTTATTCTCAAATTCATTGATGAGAACCCAAGTAAAAGTAAAGCCAAGATTGTCACTTGGTTTATGTAGTCAGCAAGGAGCTCTAGAAGCATTAGAACTTTCTCCTTCAAATGCTGTTGGATTAAGCTGGAAAACAACAGTCAGAGATTTCAATGGCTTGTTTCCTACTGATGGAAACTCTGTACAAATAGAGAACAGCAAAATAAACTCATCAGGAacatggagcaaatttcctagttCTGATCCCAAACATTTGCCATCTGACTCACAAAAAGTGGAAGGTGGAAAAGAAGGAACAAGGCAAGGTGAAGGATTGCTAGATCAAGGATTATTGTCATGTGTCACCTGTGGAATCTTGAGCTTTGCATGTGTAGCTATCATTCAACCCACTGAAAGATCAGCCAATTATCTCATGTCTGTAGATTGTGGTTTCCTGCATAATCCCCTTGTTGATTCAGGAAAAGATAGTGGCATAGACAGAGAAAAAAGTTGGAAGAGAAGCAGAAACAAACACATTGACATTG ACCAGGCTGAAGTAATGTCTGATGTTGGATGTCCTGGCGACACTTCTGCACTCGATCTTTTAGCTTCTGTTTATGCAGACCTTTCAGATAATGATGATGAAAGTGTTTCACATGAAaattctatcctcttttataaaaATGCTGCAACAAAATCCTTATCATTAGCTAATCAAGACTTGAGATCTGAGGTTGAGCCCCAGGTCCATTGTTCAAGAGGTGTAGCCAATGAAGATTTGGACTTGCCTGGTACAGACTACAATGAGATGTTTGCTCAAAGTTCTCAATCTGTTGATAGTTCTGATAATTTAGATGGGCATGATATTGCTGTTGAAAAATGCCACCTGAAATTAGAATTATGTAGTTCAAATCAGAAAGAAAACAGGAATTTTGCAGGAGCATGCACTTTAGAAAAAAAGGAGACAACAGTAGATACTTCTAGATCCTGCAACAGAAATGTAACAGAATCTACAGATGTTCATTGCAGGGAACATGGTGAGTGTCAGACTAGTCAAACTGCTGAACTTTGTTCCTGTAGCTTGAAGAAGGAAAAGCCAACTGCTACTGTGGTAAATCTTTCTGCAAACTGTGATATCTCTAACAATCTGGCTATGCCTGAAAAAATTGCAGCAATATGTCCAGAAGCTAGTAAAGTAGATACAAAAATAATGAACTCAACCACCTCACTTATTCATGGGGCAGAAAGAGATTCTTCCCGGATGCATGTATTCTGTCTGGAGCATGCTAAAGAGGTTGAAAAACAACTTAGGCATATAGGCGGGGGGCATATGATGCTGTTATGTCATCCAG ATTATCCTAAGATTGAATCAGAAGCAAAACTATTGGAAAGAGAACTAAGAATTGGGTACACTTGGAAGAATATCAATTTCAGGGAGGCGGATAAAGAAGATTTAGACAGAATCAAGGCAACCTTGGGGGATGAGGAAGTCATACCCACAAATAGTGATTGGACAGTTAAATTAGACATCAATCTATATTATACTGCTAACCTAAGCAAATCCCCCATCTACAATAAGCAGATGCCCTATAATCCAGTGATATACAAGGCTTTTAGCTGCAATTCCACTGGTAACTCCCCAGTTAAGTCAAGGGCTTTGGCAAGGCGTGCAGGCAGGCAGAAGAAAATAGTTGTTGCTGGTAGATGGTGTGGTAAGGTTTGGATGACAAACCAGGTACACCCCTACTTGGCCCAAAAGAAGGAAACTGAGGAGCAAGGACAGATTGAATGgcaaaattcatttgaaaatgaTCAGGATCTTTTAGATCAGATATATGTAGATGATTCAAATGGAGTTCCCCTCAAAAGTAATTCAGCAGCTGATTGTCAGGCAGCAAAATCttccaagaagagaaagaagccgcctcagaaggaaaagtataagaaacgCAGATGCACTGTGGCAAGTGGAAATTCAAAAACTGATGACGAACCTGGAACTTCTGGATCCTCACTTAAGAAAACTCCGAGAAGTCGCCAGCTTGGACAAGATGCCAACATAAGTAAACGGAAGTCTAATTTAAAAGATGAAGCAGGAGGTCCTAGCTCACGTCTTAGGAAACGACCCTCCAAGCCCGATGAACTCAAATTGTCTACTAAGCAGTCTAAGAGGAAAGGTAAAACCAATCATGTTGCATATCTTTCCAAGGAAGAGTATACATGTGATATTGAGGGATGCAACATGAGCTTCAGTTCAAAGCAAGATTTAACATTACACAAGAGGGACATTTGCCCTGTCAAAGGGTGCGGTAAAAAATTCTTCTCACACAAATATCTTGTACTCCACCGCAAGGTACACATGAATGACCGGCCACTTGTTTGCCCATGGAAGGGGTGCCAGATGACCTTCAAGTGGCCATGGGCCCGGACTGAACATATAAGGGTGCACACTGGTGATCGTCCTTATGTCTGTCGGGAACCAGGTTGTGGTCAAACGTTCCGATTTGTATCTGATTTTAGCCGTCACAAGCGGAAAACAGGCCATTCAATAAAGAAAGGCCGAAAGGCTCAAGCTGTATAA